In Zhaonella formicivorans, one DNA window encodes the following:
- a CDS encoding acetaldehyde dehydrogenase (acetylating), whose product MAIDYDLSSIQDARDLARKAKEAQRAFAKYSPEEIDRIVAAMSEAAQANAEWLARMAVDETKFGVFKDKVTKNLFAAKNVYEYIKDMKTLGVLREDKERKVIEVGTPMGVLMGIVPSTNPTSTTIYKSLIALKSGNAIVFAPHPNAARCTNAAAQVMHEAAVKAGAPEGIIGCLTKITMAATQELMKHEDIALILATGGPGMVKAAYSAGKPAYGVGAGNVPAFIERSANIKQAVSDIITGKTFDNGVICSSENSIIVDEPIKEEVIAEFKAQGAYFLNPEEVDKVSRVVMTPKGEMNAALVGKTPKIIAEKAGIAIPEGTRLLIAPLEGYGPGYPLSYEKLTTVVAFYVVKNWEEACLLAIELLNLMGVGHSFAIHSQNEEIIREFIRKPVSRILVNTPSSLGGVGFTTGLAPSLTLGCGTLGGSSTSDNVTPLHLINIKRLAYGLKQVDTAASSKTQGAKFTPDDVAAIVKQVLAQLQG is encoded by the coding sequence GTGGCAATTGATTATGATTTGAGTTCAATCCAGGATGCCAGGGATTTAGCCCGGAAAGCTAAAGAAGCCCAAAGGGCTTTTGCCAAATATTCCCCGGAGGAAATCGACAGGATTGTAGCTGCCATGTCGGAAGCAGCCCAAGCCAATGCAGAATGGCTGGCCCGGATGGCGGTGGATGAAACCAAATTTGGAGTATTTAAGGACAAAGTAACCAAAAACCTTTTTGCTGCCAAAAATGTTTACGAATACATCAAGGACATGAAGACTTTGGGGGTTTTGCGGGAAGATAAGGAACGGAAGGTAATCGAAGTGGGGACCCCAATGGGAGTACTGATGGGGATAGTACCTTCCACTAACCCCACTTCTACCACCATTTATAAGTCCCTGATTGCTCTGAAGTCCGGCAACGCCATCGTCTTTGCGCCACACCCTAATGCGGCCAGATGTACCAATGCAGCGGCCCAGGTAATGCACGAGGCGGCAGTCAAGGCCGGAGCGCCTGAGGGCATAATCGGCTGCCTGACCAAGATTACCATGGCAGCAACCCAGGAACTGATGAAACATGAGGATATTGCTCTCATTTTGGCCACCGGCGGCCCGGGGATGGTCAAGGCAGCTTACAGCGCCGGCAAGCCGGCATACGGTGTGGGCGCCGGCAACGTCCCGGCTTTTATAGAGCGTTCAGCTAACATCAAGCAGGCAGTCAGTGATATTATCACCGGCAAGACTTTTGATAACGGAGTAATCTGCTCATCCGAAAACTCCATTATAGTGGATGAACCAATTAAAGAAGAGGTTATAGCGGAGTTTAAAGCGCAGGGCGCATATTTTTTGAATCCGGAAGAGGTTGACAAAGTTAGCCGGGTGGTAATGACTCCCAAGGGAGAAATGAATGCAGCCCTGGTGGGCAAAACACCTAAAATAATTGCAGAAAAAGCGGGCATTGCCATTCCGGAAGGCACACGGCTATTGATCGCTCCCCTGGAGGGATACGGGCCGGGTTATCCCTTATCTTACGAAAAACTTACAACCGTGGTGGCGTTTTACGTTGTAAAAAACTGGGAAGAAGCATGCCTTCTTGCCATAGAGCTTTTAAACCTGATGGGGGTTGGTCACAGCTTTGCTATCCACTCTCAGAATGAGGAGATTATCAGGGAATTTATCAGGAAGCCTGTTTCCCGCATTCTGGTCAACACTCCTTCTTCCCTTGGCGGAGTAGGATTTACTACCGGTTTGGCGCCGTCCCTGACTCTAGGCTGCGGCACTTTGGGGGGCAGCAGCACTTCCGATAACGTGACGCCGCTTCACTTGATCAACATTAAACGGCTAGCTTACGGTCTGAAGCAAGTTGACACTGCTGCCTCGTCCAAAACCCAAGGGGCTAAGTTCACCCCCGACGATGTGGCAGCCATTGTGAAGCAGGTTTTAGCCCAACTGCAAGGGTAA
- a CDS encoding BMC domain-containing protein, which yields MKLQALGMIETRGLVAAIEAADVATKTAEVTLLGYEKVTGGLIMVAVTGEVAAVQAAISAGSAAAEKIGQLISRHVIPRPAEDLEMLFQEEDAEPDNNPSAPGPGGEGPGPGCTAEDNANLFPQDKRINPLQQNRLVPSEIYLQSLTVGELRRMARKTEGIAIYGRQISKANKEQLITEILRAHKAEIRPGSNIRP from the coding sequence ATGAAACTGCAAGCACTGGGGATGATCGAAACCCGTGGGCTGGTGGCAGCTATTGAAGCGGCGGACGTTGCAACAAAAACGGCGGAAGTTACACTTTTGGGATATGAAAAAGTAACCGGTGGACTGATAATGGTGGCAGTAACGGGAGAGGTTGCGGCCGTGCAGGCTGCGATAAGCGCCGGAAGCGCTGCCGCTGAGAAGATCGGTCAGCTCATCAGCCGGCATGTTATCCCCAGGCCCGCGGAAGACCTGGAGATGCTTTTCCAGGAAGAAGATGCGGAGCCGGATAACAATCCTTCCGCTCCGGGCCCGGGAGGAGAAGGCCCTGGCCCGGGATGTACAGCAGAAGACAATGCCAATTTATTCCCTCAGGACAAAAGAATCAACCCACTACAGCAAAACCGGCTTGTGCCCAGCGAGATCTACTTGCAGTCCCTGACAGTGGGGGAACTGCGCAGGATGGCGCGCAAAACCGAGGGTATTGCCATCTACGGCAGACAAATCTCCAAGGCCAATAAAGAGCAACTTATTACGGAAATTCTACGGGCGCATAAAGCTGAAATTCGACCTGGTAGTAACATTAGACCGTAA